The Streptomyces sp. RKAG293 genome includes a region encoding these proteins:
- a CDS encoding MFS transporter: MTETVRRPWPCLLVVLFAAFMDMMDLGIVSVAAPSIQRDLHSDYASAQWFMASYALAFAVLLIPGGRLGDIYGRKRVFMTGVAGFTVVSVVCALAPTAGVLIAARFVQGGFGALMVPQVLAVLQILFPATRRGLALAAYGTVMNLAQLSGPILGGIMATDDLLGLGWRAIFLVNVPIGALVLAGTAVLLPESRSDRPLRLDVTGIVLVALLAGLVSYPLQQGRAAGWPPWMLAALAAALPAGLLFGWHQRRRGPQAALVPVALFRRRSFVAGIVLLLLVYTALLAQQMVVIWHTQIGLGWSPLRTGAAGAGWVLGLFLLGGFAVTLAPRIGRALLVSGCLLVAASIAVLSEVISHDALSFWRLFGCMTALGCGLGLVVPILVDLVLAGVPKRDAGGGSGVANAVIYFASAVGIGLSGLVFFGQVASGGDAHARAQEYRVADAGPGAADALRACVHDRSAAADPYRIPASCRTSRAADPVVAAATTEALRRNFADSAANSLWYPAGAFLAAVALAPLLPRGSGTADAGDADGGVVAADGSGARPENPAGPRVDVPLN, from the coding sequence GTGACGGAAACCGTCCGGCGCCCCTGGCCCTGCCTGCTGGTCGTCCTGTTCGCCGCGTTCATGGACATGATGGACCTGGGGATCGTGAGCGTCGCGGCCCCGTCCATCCAGCGTGATCTGCACAGCGACTACGCCTCGGCGCAGTGGTTCATGGCCTCGTACGCGCTCGCCTTCGCCGTCCTCCTGATCCCGGGAGGGCGGCTCGGCGACATCTACGGGCGCAAGCGGGTCTTCATGACCGGGGTCGCCGGGTTCACCGTCGTCTCGGTCGTCTGCGCGCTCGCGCCGACGGCCGGGGTGCTGATCGCCGCCCGGTTCGTCCAGGGCGGCTTCGGGGCGCTGATGGTGCCCCAGGTGCTCGCGGTGCTCCAGATCCTCTTCCCCGCCACCCGCCGCGGCTTGGCGCTGGCGGCCTACGGCACCGTGATGAACCTGGCGCAGCTCAGCGGCCCGATCCTCGGCGGGATCATGGCCACCGACGATCTGCTGGGGCTGGGCTGGCGGGCGATCTTCCTGGTGAACGTGCCGATCGGCGCCCTGGTGCTGGCCGGCACGGCGGTGCTGCTGCCCGAGTCCCGCTCCGACCGGCCGCTGCGGCTGGACGTCACCGGCATCGTGCTGGTGGCGCTGCTGGCCGGGCTGGTCAGCTATCCGCTGCAGCAGGGGCGGGCGGCGGGCTGGCCGCCGTGGATGCTCGCGGCCCTGGCCGCCGCGCTGCCGGCCGGTCTGCTCTTCGGCTGGCACCAGCGGCGCCGCGGACCGCAGGCGGCCCTGGTGCCCGTCGCGCTGTTCCGCCGCCGCTCCTTCGTCGCGGGCATCGTGCTGTTGCTGCTGGTGTACACGGCGCTGCTGGCCCAGCAGATGGTCGTCATCTGGCACACCCAGATCGGGCTGGGCTGGTCACCGCTGCGGACCGGTGCGGCCGGCGCCGGCTGGGTGCTCGGGCTGTTCCTGCTCGGCGGCTTCGCCGTCACCCTCGCCCCGCGCATCGGGCGGGCCCTGCTGGTCTCCGGGTGTCTCCTCGTCGCGGCCTCCATCGCGGTGCTGAGTGAGGTCATCTCGCATGACGCGCTCAGCTTCTGGCGGCTCTTCGGCTGTATGACGGCGCTGGGCTGCGGGCTGGGGCTGGTCGTCCCGATCCTCGTCGACCTGGTGCTCGCCGGTGTCCCGAAGCGGGACGCGGGCGGCGGCTCCGGAGTGGCGAACGCGGTGATCTACTTCGCGTCCGCGGTCGGCATCGGGCTGAGCGGTCTGGTCTTCTTCGGCCAGGTGGCTTCGGGCGGCGACGCACACGCCCGGGCCCAGGAGTACCGGGTCGCCGACGCCGGCCCCGGCGCGGCCGACGCGCTGCGGGCCTGTGTGCACGACCGGTCGGCCGCGGCCGACCCGTACCGGATCCCGGCGAGCTGCCGCACCTCCCGGGCCGCGGACCCGGTGGTGGCCGCGGCCACCACCGAGGCACTGCGGCGGAACTTCGCGGACTCGGCCGCCAACAGCCTCTGGTACCCGGCCGGCGCGTTCCTCGCCGCTGTGGCGCTGGCTCCGCTGCTGCCGCGCGGGAGCGGTACGGCGGACGCCGGTGACGCGGACGGCGGAGTCGTCGCGGCGGACGGCAGTGGGGCCCGGCCGGAGAATCCGGCCGGGCCCCGCGTGGACGTTCCCCTCAACTAG
- the asnB gene encoding asparagine synthase (glutamine-hydrolyzing) has product MCGIAGWVDFGRDLTEERPTVDAMTDTLGKRGPDARGVWIAPNAALGHTRNSIIDLAGGVQPMSAEEDGRELAVLAYTGEVYNFKQLRTELEGRGHRFRTRSDTEVVLRSYVEWGTGCANHLEGMFAFAVWDVRREELVLIRDRMGIKPLFYKTLPEGLLFGSEPKALFANPLVRPTVDADGLRELFSTAKVPGQSVFKELRELPPGHTLTVSRRGAVLHRYWALEAKPHTDDLDTTIATVRSMLEEIVTRELVADVPLCTALSGGIDSSAITALAAIARAQAGDDAVRTITATFVGYSENFTPDDQRDTPDAPYAAELARHVGADHTDIVLGTADLIDPAARQAAIIAQDMPTMLGDMDTSLYLMLRATREHSTVALTGETADEIFGGFKWLHDEELVGMETFPWVAAEKRQQGSSNGQGRGLFSAGLLGKLDMYGYYADNYRTTQAETPHQEGESVREHRMRELSYAHLARWLPMLLDRGDRLAMASSLETRVPFCDHRLVEYVYNTPWEFKIFDGREKSLLRAATRDLLPKSVIERPKSPYPVTQDPTYTQALHREFGAVLDDSNSPVLPYLDVDAARQAIKDPSGVAHEWHSRSNIEMALGFDFWLRTYGVQIDV; this is encoded by the coding sequence ATGTGCGGTATTGCCGGCTGGGTGGATTTCGGGCGCGACCTCACCGAGGAGCGGCCGACCGTTGACGCGATGACCGACACGCTCGGGAAGCGCGGTCCTGACGCCCGGGGCGTGTGGATAGCGCCGAACGCGGCGCTCGGACACACCCGCAACTCGATCATCGACCTGGCCGGCGGCGTACAGCCGATGTCGGCCGAGGAGGACGGGCGGGAGCTCGCCGTCCTCGCCTACACCGGCGAGGTCTACAACTTCAAGCAGCTGCGCACCGAGCTGGAGGGCCGCGGCCACCGCTTCCGCACCCGCAGCGACACCGAGGTGGTGCTGCGTTCGTACGTGGAGTGGGGCACCGGCTGCGCCAACCACCTGGAGGGCATGTTCGCCTTCGCGGTGTGGGACGTGCGGCGCGAGGAACTGGTGCTGATCCGCGACCGGATGGGCATCAAGCCGCTGTTCTACAAGACACTGCCCGAGGGCCTGCTGTTCGGCTCCGAGCCCAAGGCGCTGTTCGCCAACCCGCTGGTACGCCCCACCGTGGACGCCGACGGGCTGCGCGAGCTGTTCTCGACGGCGAAGGTGCCCGGGCAGAGCGTCTTCAAGGAGCTGCGCGAACTGCCGCCCGGCCACACCCTGACGGTCAGCCGCCGTGGCGCCGTGCTCCACCGGTACTGGGCGCTGGAGGCGAAGCCGCACACCGACGACCTCGACACCACCATCGCCACCGTCCGGTCGATGCTGGAGGAGATCGTCACCCGCGAGCTGGTGGCCGACGTCCCGCTCTGCACCGCCCTGTCCGGCGGCATCGACTCCAGCGCCATCACCGCGCTGGCCGCGATCGCCCGCGCCCAGGCCGGGGACGACGCGGTGCGCACCATCACCGCCACCTTCGTCGGCTACAGCGAGAACTTCACCCCGGACGACCAGCGCGACACCCCGGACGCGCCGTACGCGGCGGAACTCGCCCGGCACGTCGGCGCCGACCACACCGACATCGTGCTCGGGACCGCCGACCTGATCGACCCGGCGGCCCGGCAGGCGGCGATCATCGCGCAGGACATGCCGACGATGCTCGGCGACATGGACACCTCGCTGTACCTGATGCTGCGGGCCACCCGCGAGCACTCCACGGTCGCGCTGACCGGCGAGACCGCCGACGAGATCTTCGGCGGCTTCAAGTGGCTGCACGACGAGGAACTGGTCGGCATGGAGACCTTCCCCTGGGTCGCCGCCGAGAAGCGCCAGCAGGGCAGCAGCAACGGCCAGGGCCGCGGGCTGTTCTCCGCCGGCCTGCTGGGCAAGCTCGACATGTACGGCTACTACGCCGACAACTACCGCACGACGCAGGCCGAGACCCCGCACCAGGAGGGCGAGAGCGTCCGCGAGCACCGGATGCGCGAGCTGAGCTACGCGCACCTGGCCCGCTGGCTGCCGATGCTGCTCGACCGGGGCGACCGCCTCGCGATGGCCTCCAGCCTGGAGACCCGCGTGCCGTTCTGCGACCACCGGCTCGTCGAGTACGTCTACAACACCCCGTGGGAGTTCAAGATCTTCGACGGGCGGGAGAAGAGCCTGCTGCGCGCGGCCACCCGTGACCTGCTGCCCAAGTCGGTCATCGAGCGTCCGAAGAGCCCGTACCCCGTCACCCAGGACCCGACGTACACCCAGGCCCTGCACCGGGAGTTCGGCGCCGTGCTCGACGACTCGAACTCGCCGGTCCTGCCGTACCTGGACGTGGACGCCGCCCGGCAGGCCATCAAGGACCCGTCAGGTGTCGCCCACGAGTGGCACAGCCGGTCGAACATCGAGATGGCCCTCGGCTTCGACTTCTGGCTGCGGACCTACGGCGTACAGATCGACGTCTGA
- a CDS encoding TenA family transcriptional regulator — MATRTSVRAELTGTVTDGARRISEHPYYRGLRDGTLPGAALVHFTLQDSCHLLPSYGRAHARCAALARDSRRAALLSRMAAGSLEDCTARLTSFGETAERLGLPYAADAGPPPAAPATLSYASFLGDSCAASLAAGIGALIPSAWLYLLVTDELLDHHDPASRYAPEVRKAHPGDFYRGMLDEFLDLADEIAAESSAADRRELVRRAGHAVRYEWAFVDAAWRLESWPF, encoded by the coding sequence ATGGCGACGCGAACCTCAGTCAGGGCCGAACTCACCGGCACCGTCACCGACGGCGCCCGGCGGATCAGTGAGCACCCCTACTACCGGGGTCTGCGGGACGGCACTCTGCCGGGGGCCGCGCTGGTCCACTTCACCCTGCAGGACTCCTGTCATCTGCTCCCCTCCTACGGCAGGGCGCACGCGCGGTGCGCGGCGCTGGCCCGGGACAGCCGCCGGGCGGCGCTGCTGAGCCGGATGGCGGCCGGGTCGCTGGAGGACTGCACGGCGCGGCTGACCAGCTTCGGCGAGACCGCCGAGCGGCTGGGACTGCCGTACGCGGCGGACGCCGGTCCGCCGCCGGCCGCCCCGGCGACGCTGAGCTACGCCAGCTTCCTGGGCGACTCCTGCGCGGCCTCGCTCGCGGCCGGGATCGGCGCGCTGATCCCGTCGGCGTGGCTGTACCTGCTGGTCACGGACGAGCTGCTGGACCACCACGACCCCGCCTCGCGGTATGCGCCCGAGGTCCGCAAGGCCCACCCCGGGGACTTCTACCGGGGCATGCTCGACGAGTTCCTGGACCTGGCCGACGAGATCGCGGCCGAGTCCTCCGCCGCGGACCGCCGGGAACTGGTGCGCCGGGCCGGGCACGCGGTGCGGTACGAGTGGGCGTTCGTCGACGCCGCCTGGCGGCTGGAGTCGTGGCCGTTCTGA
- a CDS encoding nucleotide disphospho-sugar-binding domain-containing protein has translation MRVLFTTWAWPSHLYALVPMAWAFRSAGHEVLVATQPGLREEVLRTGLQGTAVGYDVDGVGMVRGYILPSETDGPPVSSAPHAARGPRALQMFLAHAESMTEDLVGLAKEWRPDLVVFEPTALAGPIAAASVGVPAVRLLYGTDLMLRAQQMLPDAIAPLAARFGVAGPDPFGAVTVDPTPAGLQVPGEYRRLPLRYVPFNGPGERPEPLPERRDRPRVLVTWGHTMAKLDPRRFLAGEVARAIAGLDVEVVLAVAGEQRTLLGPLAPGVRIEVDAPLHQLLPECDLVVAHGGAGTVLTSLLHGVPMLLIPQLPDHAGHAARVLAAGAGEVLTRDEATAERIRAEVSRLVADGPERAAAAALRTEMLAQPTPSEVAAELETLAAGS, from the coding sequence ATGCGGGTGCTGTTCACCACCTGGGCCTGGCCGTCACATCTGTACGCACTCGTACCGATGGCGTGGGCCTTCCGCTCGGCGGGCCACGAAGTGCTGGTGGCGACCCAGCCGGGGCTGCGCGAGGAAGTACTGCGGACCGGGCTGCAGGGAACCGCCGTGGGGTACGACGTCGACGGAGTGGGGATGGTGCGCGGCTACATCCTCCCGTCCGAGACCGACGGTCCGCCGGTCAGCAGCGCGCCGCACGCCGCGCGCGGCCCGCGGGCGCTGCAGATGTTCCTCGCGCACGCCGAGTCGATGACCGAGGACCTGGTCGGGCTCGCCAAGGAATGGCGCCCCGACCTGGTGGTCTTCGAGCCGACGGCGCTGGCCGGACCGATCGCCGCGGCCTCCGTCGGCGTACCGGCCGTCCGGCTGCTGTACGGCACCGACCTGATGCTGCGCGCCCAGCAGATGCTGCCGGACGCCATCGCGCCGCTCGCCGCCCGCTTCGGGGTGGCCGGGCCCGACCCGTTCGGCGCCGTCACCGTCGACCCGACGCCGGCCGGGCTCCAGGTGCCGGGGGAGTACCGCCGGCTGCCGCTGCGCTACGTGCCGTTCAACGGCCCCGGCGAGCGGCCGGAACCGCTGCCGGAGCGCCGGGACCGGCCGCGGGTGCTGGTGACCTGGGGCCACACGATGGCCAAGCTGGACCCCCGGCGGTTCCTGGCCGGCGAGGTGGCCCGGGCGATCGCCGGCCTGGACGTGGAAGTGGTCCTCGCGGTCGCGGGGGAGCAGCGGACGCTGCTCGGCCCGCTGGCACCCGGCGTCCGCATCGAGGTCGACGCACCGCTGCACCAACTGCTCCCGGAGTGCGACCTGGTGGTCGCTCACGGCGGCGCCGGCACCGTCCTCACCTCGCTGCTGCACGGTGTGCCGATGCTGCTGATCCCACAACTGCCCGACCACGCGGGACACGCCGCGCGGGTCCTGGCGGCCGGCGCGGGAGAGGTGCTCACCCGGGACGAGGCGACCGCGGAGCGGATCAGGGCCGAGGTGAGCCGGCTGGTCGCCGACGGACCCGAGCGGGCCGCGGCCGCCGCGCTGCGCACGGAGATGCTCGCGCAGCCCACCCCCAGCGAGGTGGCCGCGGAACTGGAGACGCTGGCCGCCGGGAGCTGA
- a CDS encoding cytochrome P450 yields MPTPTEPVAFPFSDPAGLDVEPELGRLRAGAGLCPVQLPYGGPGYLAVRHQDVKTLLSDRRFSRAASVGPDEPRLLPIVQRANLLIASDGPVHDRLRRLLAAAFTVRGVERLRPRAREIISDLLDTVGKQDGPADLMELFALPVPILMICELLGVPEPDRARFRALAESFLAAKLHQLTAEQIGAAGQELRRYLTDLVAGRHDEPSDDLLGSLVAEGDLSDEELVGIAVTILIAGHEVLADQLANFTYFLLTHPGHHRQLLDDPELIPAAVEEMLRYTPLGVSTGSPRRATEDVELGGTLVRSGEYVLPVMTAANRDDTVFAAADVVDFERPHNQHLGFGFGVHRCLGSALARLELQEAMQALLSRFPGLRLAVPPEELTWCTGGLVRGPHTLPVTWDA; encoded by the coding sequence ATGCCCACACCGACCGAACCTGTGGCCTTCCCCTTCAGCGACCCGGCGGGCCTGGACGTGGAGCCGGAACTCGGCCGGCTGCGCGCCGGCGCCGGCCTCTGCCCGGTCCAGCTGCCCTACGGCGGCCCCGGGTATCTGGCGGTGCGCCACCAGGACGTCAAGACCCTGCTGTCCGACCGGCGGTTCAGCCGGGCCGCCTCCGTGGGGCCCGACGAACCCCGGCTGCTGCCGATCGTGCAGCGCGCCAATCTGCTGATCGCCTCGGACGGCCCGGTGCACGACCGGCTGCGCCGGCTGCTCGCGGCGGCCTTCACCGTCCGGGGCGTGGAACGGCTCCGGCCGCGCGCCCGGGAGATCATCTCGGACCTGCTGGACACCGTCGGGAAGCAGGACGGCCCCGCCGACCTGATGGAGCTGTTCGCGCTGCCGGTGCCGATCCTGATGATCTGTGAGCTGCTCGGCGTGCCCGAGCCCGACCGCGCCCGGTTCCGGGCGCTCGCCGAGTCCTTCCTCGCCGCCAAGCTGCACCAGCTGACGGCCGAGCAGATCGGGGCGGCGGGGCAGGAGCTGCGGCGCTATCTGACGGATCTGGTGGCCGGCCGGCACGACGAGCCCAGCGACGACCTCCTCGGATCGCTGGTCGCCGAGGGCGATCTGAGCGACGAGGAACTGGTCGGGATCGCGGTCACCATCCTGATCGCCGGCCACGAGGTGCTCGCCGACCAGCTCGCCAACTTCACCTACTTCCTGCTGACCCACCCCGGCCACCACCGGCAGCTGCTGGACGACCCGGAGCTGATCCCCGCCGCGGTCGAGGAGATGCTGCGCTACACGCCGCTGGGCGTGAGCACCGGCTCCCCGCGGCGGGCGACCGAGGACGTCGAACTCGGCGGCACCCTGGTGCGGTCGGGGGAGTACGTGCTGCCCGTCATGACCGCCGCCAACCGGGACGACACGGTGTTCGCCGCGGCCGACGTGGTCGACTTCGAGCGTCCGCACAACCAGCACCTCGGCTTCGGCTTCGGCGTGCACCGCTGCCTCGGCTCCGCGCTCGCCCGGCTGGAGCTGCAGGAGGCCATGCAGGCGCTGCTGAGCCGTTTTCCCGGGCTGCGGCTGGCGGTCCCGCCCGAGGAGCTCACCTGGTGCACGGGCGGCCTGGTGCGCGGCCCGCACACCCTGCCCGTCACCTGGGACGCCTGA
- a CDS encoding SDR family oxidoreductase — translation MDLQLKGKRAVVTGASRGIGLAIVRALAAEGVEVLGGARTIGPALSEAAAHTLEVDLTTTDGPARLVGHAVETFGGLDILVNNVGGRTVSAQGFLDLDDEGWAKGFDLNFFSAIRTIRAALPSLIESRGAIVNIGSVNGRLAAPRLVEYSAAKAALTNLTKSLSEEFGPQGVRVNTVSPGPVRTDTWDSPERAKRMGMATAEELVAAVPKWMGLTTGKIIEPEEVAAIVALLASDRLPGATGGDWLIDAGMLKSV, via the coding sequence ATGGATCTGCAGCTGAAGGGAAAGCGGGCCGTCGTCACCGGTGCCAGCCGGGGCATCGGTCTCGCCATCGTCCGCGCCCTGGCCGCCGAGGGCGTGGAGGTGCTCGGAGGCGCGCGGACCATCGGACCGGCGCTGTCCGAGGCCGCCGCGCACACCCTGGAGGTCGACCTGACCACCACGGACGGTCCGGCCCGGCTGGTCGGGCACGCGGTGGAGACGTTCGGCGGCCTGGACATCCTGGTGAACAACGTCGGCGGCCGAACCGTGTCGGCGCAGGGCTTCCTGGACCTGGACGACGAGGGCTGGGCCAAGGGGTTCGACCTGAACTTCTTCAGCGCCATCCGGACCATCCGCGCCGCCCTGCCCAGCCTGATCGAGTCCAGGGGCGCGATCGTCAACATCGGGTCGGTCAACGGCCGGCTCGCCGCGCCGCGCCTGGTGGAGTACTCGGCCGCCAAGGCGGCGCTGACCAACCTCACCAAGTCCCTGTCGGAGGAGTTCGGACCGCAGGGCGTACGGGTCAACACCGTGTCCCCCGGGCCGGTCCGCACCGACACCTGGGACAGCCCGGAGCGCGCCAAGCGGATGGGGATGGCCACGGCCGAGGAGCTGGTGGCCGCGGTGCCGAAGTGGATGGGACTCACCACCGGGAAGATCATCGAGCCGGAGGAGGTGGCCGCGATCGTCGCCCTGCTGGCCTCGGACCGGCTGCCCGGCGCCACCGGCGGTGACTGGCTGATCGACGCGGGCATGCTCAAGTCCGTCTGA
- a CDS encoding lysine N(6)-hydroxylase/L-ornithine N(5)-oxygenase family protein, with protein MRTSDRREDVVPHHHVAGLGAGPANLSLAALGEDVVPGGVVLFERREGPAWHPGLLGSGTQLQTSWIKDLVSLADPRNRLSFLNYMVTTGRIYAFLNAQYESIPRLEYARYLAWASGRLGSVRYGSEITEVDFADGRFVLRGPEGPVATATHVVFGLGTRADVPACFAGQQIDGVVQAEQLESHLATVPSVPYEQAIVIGGGQTGAECVLNLVQRGFRDIRWIGRRQWFAPMDESPSANDFYRPTYLRFFQGLPESVRERYVAEQTLTSDGVSMTTLQVLYQANYEAFLREGRSPVMMLPGRSVVEASQRHGTIALWCERDWGGRERHSARTVVLATGRKASPLPISPHLLGLLETDSSGEPVVDADYSIRWKFSEHCRMYVQNRSRVGHGLADPNLSLLAVRSAVIVNSLLERQVFAIRDEQMNTVWA; from the coding sequence ATGCGGACCTCAGATCGTCGGGAAGACGTCGTGCCGCACCACCATGTGGCGGGCCTTGGAGCGGGACCCGCCAACCTCAGCCTCGCAGCATTGGGGGAGGATGTGGTGCCCGGAGGCGTTGTTCTCTTCGAACGTCGGGAGGGGCCCGCATGGCACCCCGGACTGCTCGGCTCCGGCACCCAGCTGCAGACGTCCTGGATCAAGGACCTGGTCTCGCTGGCCGACCCGCGCAACCGGCTGTCGTTCCTCAACTACATGGTCACCACCGGCCGGATCTACGCGTTCCTCAACGCCCAGTACGAATCGATCCCGCGTCTGGAGTACGCCCGCTACCTGGCCTGGGCCTCCGGCCGGCTGGGCTCGGTGCGCTACGGCTCGGAGATCACCGAGGTCGACTTCGCCGACGGCAGGTTCGTCCTGCGGGGCCCGGAAGGGCCGGTGGCCACCGCCACCCACGTCGTCTTCGGCCTCGGCACCCGCGCTGACGTGCCGGCCTGCTTCGCCGGCCAGCAGATCGACGGCGTGGTGCAGGCCGAGCAGCTGGAGTCCCATCTGGCCACCGTTCCGAGCGTGCCGTACGAGCAGGCCATCGTCATCGGCGGCGGGCAGACCGGCGCCGAATGCGTGCTCAACCTCGTGCAGCGCGGCTTCCGGGACATCCGCTGGATCGGTCGCCGGCAGTGGTTCGCACCCATGGACGAATCGCCCTCGGCGAACGACTTCTACCGCCCGACGTATCTGCGCTTCTTCCAGGGGCTGCCGGAGTCCGTCCGGGAGCGGTACGTCGCCGAGCAGACCCTCACCAGCGACGGCGTCTCGATGACCACGCTGCAGGTGCTCTACCAGGCCAACTACGAGGCGTTCCTGCGCGAGGGCCGGTCACCGGTGATGATGCTGCCCGGCCGCAGCGTCGTCGAGGCCTCGCAGCGGCACGGCACCATCGCACTGTGGTGCGAACGCGACTGGGGCGGCCGGGAACGGCACTCCGCCCGTACCGTCGTGCTCGCCACCGGGCGCAAGGCCTCACCGCTGCCCATCTCCCCCCACTTGCTCGGACTGCTCGAGACGGACTCGAGCGGAGAGCCGGTGGTGGACGCCGACTACTCGATACGGTGGAAGTTCTCGGAACACTGCCGGATGTACGTGCAGAACCGCAGCCGGGTCGGTCATGGACTCGCCGACCCCAATCTGAGCCTGCTCGCCGTCCGGTCCGCCGTCATCGTCAACTCCCTTCTGGAACGGCAGGTGTTCGCGATCCGGGACGAGCAGATGAACACGGTCTGGGCCTGA
- a CDS encoding NAD(P)/FAD-dependent oxidoreductase — translation MTTQPFHVIIIGGGTGGMALAHGLKRAGISVAVYERDRTRTSGLHGYRVGIDPDGSRALKRLLPPELFEVFVSTCARSPKYFSFLREDMKPNIVLPLVVDEDPVNSEKSVSRMTLRQVLFTGVEDLVHFDKKYTHYEKNEDGRVTAFFADGTEATCDLLVAADGANSAVREQYLPQSKVEDAKIISISSKVPLTEESKALLPKEVFEGIGLVVAPKGYSCILHTMEFKWDREGKVKNGIGGNDAELLDQWPGMLFDNTRDYINWGFWASTDKFPADVLKRSREDLIQLTLDMTKDWNPDLRKLFRMGEPSTTFVINIRTSVPIEQWKSSNITLIGDAIHTMTPGQGVGANTALRDAALLCHQITEFTEGRSTLVDAVHAYESRMVKYGFEAVIASKKQTGGDQPIHKPFTGRLVLASMRGYFWLAARVPSMKQKMAQELYTYRGGDRDDF, via the coding sequence ATGACGACACAACCGTTCCACGTGATTATCATCGGCGGCGGCACCGGTGGGATGGCGCTGGCCCACGGTCTGAAACGGGCCGGGATCAGCGTGGCGGTGTACGAGCGCGACCGCACCAGGACCAGCGGTCTGCACGGCTACCGGGTCGGCATCGACCCGGACGGCAGCCGGGCACTCAAGCGGCTGCTGCCGCCCGAGCTGTTCGAGGTCTTCGTCAGCACCTGCGCCCGCTCGCCGAAGTACTTCAGCTTCCTCCGCGAGGACATGAAGCCGAACATCGTCCTGCCGCTGGTCGTCGACGAGGACCCGGTCAACAGCGAGAAGTCCGTCAGCCGTATGACGCTGCGGCAGGTCCTGTTCACCGGCGTCGAGGACCTCGTGCACTTCGACAAGAAGTACACGCACTACGAGAAGAACGAGGACGGCAGGGTCACCGCGTTCTTCGCCGACGGCACCGAGGCCACCTGCGACCTGCTGGTCGCCGCGGACGGCGCCAACTCCGCCGTGCGCGAGCAGTACCTGCCGCAGTCCAAGGTCGAGGACGCGAAGATCATCTCGATCTCGTCGAAGGTCCCGCTCACCGAGGAGAGCAAGGCCCTGCTCCCGAAGGAGGTCTTCGAGGGCATCGGGCTGGTGGTCGCGCCCAAGGGCTACAGCTGCATCCTGCACACGATGGAGTTCAAGTGGGACCGCGAGGGCAAGGTCAAGAACGGCATCGGCGGCAATGACGCCGAACTGCTCGACCAGTGGCCCGGCATGTTGTTCGACAACACCCGGGACTACATCAACTGGGGCTTCTGGGCCTCCACCGACAAGTTCCCGGCCGATGTCCTCAAGCGCAGCCGCGAGGACCTCATCCAGCTGACCCTGGACATGACGAAGGACTGGAACCCGGACCTGCGCAAGCTGTTCCGCATGGGGGAGCCCAGCACCACCTTCGTCATCAACATCCGTACCTCGGTGCCGATCGAGCAGTGGAAGTCCAGCAACATCACCCTGATCGGTGACGCCATCCACACCATGACCCCCGGCCAGGGCGTCGGCGCCAACACCGCGCTGCGCGACGCGGCCCTGCTGTGCCATCAGATCACCGAGTTCACCGAGGGCCGCAGCACGCTGGTCGACGCCGTGCACGCGTACGAGTCCCGGATGGTCAAGTACGGCTTCGAGGCCGTCATCGCGTCGAAGAAGCAGACCGGCGGCGACCAGCCGATCCACAAGCCCTTCACCGGCCGGCTGGTGCTGGCGAGCATGCGCGGCTACTTCTGGCTGGCGGCGAGGGTGCCGTCGATGAAGCAGAAGATGGCCCAGGAGCTCTACACCTACCGCGGCGGCGACCGGGACGACTTCTGA
- a CDS encoding SDR family oxidoreductase — protein MDLGLRDKRVLITGATRGIGRATARVFAEEGARVAITYHSAADEAEEVVKELGGPDRARAAHCALGDPASIEAAVRGVEEAWGGVDIVVANAQSFLWVDPDQLPRFEELPTEDWFPLLRDNVEGHMLVVRHALRGMRERRWGRVVLLSSVTAEHGSPGSEIYGAAKAALHGFARGLMWTRDGILVNVVSPGGTLTESLQNVDPAIVAHSGSETPSGRLSTPEDVARVIVFLCSEANGNVNGEIVHTAGGR, from the coding sequence GTGGATCTCGGACTCAGGGACAAACGTGTCCTCATCACCGGTGCCACCCGGGGTATCGGCCGGGCCACGGCACGGGTGTTCGCCGAGGAGGGCGCCCGCGTCGCGATCACCTACCACTCGGCCGCCGACGAGGCGGAAGAGGTCGTCAAGGAACTGGGCGGCCCGGACCGCGCCCGCGCCGCCCACTGCGCCCTCGGTGACCCGGCGTCCATCGAGGCGGCGGTCCGCGGGGTGGAGGAGGCGTGGGGCGGTGTCGACATCGTGGTCGCCAACGCCCAGTCGTTCCTCTGGGTCGACCCCGACCAGCTGCCGCGCTTCGAGGAACTGCCTACCGAGGACTGGTTCCCGCTGCTGCGCGACAACGTGGAGGGCCACATGCTCGTGGTCCGGCACGCGCTGCGCGGGATGCGGGAGCGGCGCTGGGGGCGGGTCGTCCTGCTGTCCTCCGTCACGGCGGAGCACGGCAGCCCGGGGTCGGAGATCTACGGGGCCGCGAAGGCGGCGCTGCACGGGTTCGCACGCGGCCTGATGTGGACCAGGGACGGCATCCTGGTCAACGTCGTCTCCCCGGGCGGCACCCTCACCGAGAGCCTGCAGAACGTCGACCCGGCCATCGTCGCGCACAGCGGCTCGGAGACGCCCAGCGGCCGGCTGAGCACCCCCGAGGACGTGGCGCGGGTCATCGTCTTCCTCTGCTCCGAGGCCAACGGCAACGTCAACGGTGAAATCGTGCACACCGCGGGCGGCCGCTGA